Within the Puniceicoccus vermicola genome, the region AATAGTCCGAGCCTAGCCAAAGCAACGCGTGAGCGAATACAGACAATTGCAAAAAAAATGGGCTATCAGCCTGATCCCTTTCTGTCCCAACTAGCAACTTACAAGCACCACGGGCATGATGGGATTTTCAGGGGGACAATTGCATTCCTGATCAACCGGAATCCGGCCGAGAAAACACCCAACTTGCGCCCGTACAAGAAATATCTGACTGGGGCCACAAAAAAGGCGGAAACTTATGGCTACCAGCTCAAAGTTTTCGACTTAGATCGCGAGAAGGTATCCGGTTCCCGACTGAGGCAGATCATGCTAGCTCGTGGCGTAAAAGGCATCTTACTCTGCCCCCAACCACGCGGGATCGAACGTATTGACGACTTTGATTTCGATGACTTTTCTTGTGTCAGTTTTGGCTATAGTCTGCGCTCCCCCAGATTCCATGTAGTCAACAGCCACCAGTTTCACGCCGCGATGCTTTGCATGAAGAAACTGATCGAAGCGGGTTGTCAGCGCATTGGTTTTGCAGTTCCGCCATTTCATGACTCACGTGTCGATCACAACTACCTCGCGGGTTACTTGACCAATCTGTCACAAAACCCACAGCTCCCAATACTTCCCCCTTTCACCGGAGACAGTTTCTCACAACGCAGCTTCACGGAATGGTTCAATCAAAATAAACCCGATGGCCTGCTGACGGTTCCCTACCGCATACCAGAATTTTTGAAAAGTATGCAGGTCGACACAAAGTTGAACTGTAAAGTCGCGATTACCACACTCAACGAGTCCACCAACGACTGGCCAGGAATTGACGAGGACGGGGAGTCCATCGCAGCCTCCGCAGTTGACCTAATAGTATCAATGATCCGGCGCGGAGAAATGGGTATACCGTCCAAACCAGCGAGTATTCTCCTCGAAGGTACATGGGTGGGAAATGAAAGTTTCGGTTCAAACATGGACACGTCATCAGATCCAAGTTGTTCCAGTCCCAGTAAGGAAAAGCCAAAACGTAAACGAAACCAAATTCGTAAAACCAAGGCCACATAACTTATCGATGAATATATGCTTGCCAGCCTTTCTTGAAATCCTTCCCAACCGTGTGCGTCGCAACTATTGCGGCGGTGCGCTACTGGAACAGTGGACTGGAGAAGGTTCCGAAGGCGATAGCCAGCGTCCCGAAGACTGGATCGCCTCCACAGTCAATGCGGTTAATCCCGGATTACCTGCTGTTAACAATGAAGGGCTTACCTATGTCCGCCTACCCAATCGCGAAATCGTTCGCCTAAGCGATCTGCTGGCGACCGCTCCACATCACTACTTGGGCGCAGAGCATGTGAATACCTACGGTCTGGAATTAGGTTTTCTGGCAAAACTATTGGATTCAGCCATGCGCCTGCATGTTCAGGCTCACCCAACCTCAGCCTTTGCACAGGAGAAGCTGAACTCCCGCTACGGAAAATTCGAAACCTATGTCGTCTTGGCCATACGAAAAGGCATGAACCCTTACCTTCGGCTGGGCTTCCAGCACGCGCCCTCTCGCGATGATTGGCGGCGCATCATAGAGGAGCAGGACATCCCTTCAATGGACGCCTGCTTTGATCCGATACCACTTAAGGTTGGAGAAGTCTGGCGTGTGCCGGGCGGACTACCACACGCCATTGGCGAAGGTGCCCTCGTATTGGAAGTGATGGAGCCCTCGGACTGGGTTGTACGCTGCGAATTTGAGCGCGAGGGAATCGTGGTACCACCGGAAGGGCGCTTCATGCGTCGTGAACTAGACTTTTGTCTGGACGTTTTCGACTACACAGAACGTACCGTAGAAGAAATTAAACAGCTTTGCCGACTGAGTCCTAAGCTTCTTCTAAAAACAGATGCACTCATCGTCGAACAGCTCATTGGACCTCAGCATACAGACTGCTTCAATGTGCGCCGTTTAATAGCGAGCAAAGCGACACTTCCGGCATATGAGCGAATGGCTCTTTACCTAGTATCCAAAGGTGAAGGCATACTAGAAGCGGGTGACGGACAACTCACTCTTCGTCCCGGCAGTCGTTTTTTCCTACCCGTTGGCGGTTCTCCGGTTCGTCTTCAAGCTACCAGTGACTGCCCCATCGAATTTCTCGTGTGCCTACCGACTTAGTGTGAGCTACACTCTGTCGGTAATAATGTATACGAGATCATCTAAAGTAATCGTAAGGCTTTCTCCAGTGAGCCTTTAGTCAAAATTTCATCTGCATGAATAAAGAAGATCAATGAAACCCTTGATTCAAATGATTCATCTCGGAAGATTCGAAATGGGATCACTGACGAATCCAAGTAAACCATGAGTGGAAGTCGTGACACCCGAAGCTCACAAACAATCATATCTGATTATAAACTAGTTACATAATTCAACTATCCACAAAAATGAAAGACTTCCGAATTACCGACTACGGTGCAATTGGAGACGAAAAAACCGTTAATACCGAATCCATCCAAGCGACTATCAATGCATGCCGTGACTACGGAGGCGGACGCGTCTGCATAGGCGACGGAATTTATGTAACCGGCACTATTCACCTTTACTCGAATATTGAACTCCATATTGAAGCCAACGGCACTTTAGCTGCGAGTAATGACGGAGCGGATTACCCCGACTTTGTCAGCGACGAGCTGGATGAAAAGTTCGCCCCCCGAGCCACAAACCGGTGCCTGATCTTCATCGGTGGTGCCATGAATGTCTCCATTACCGGGATGGGACTTATTGATTGCAATGGAAGCGCATTCTGCGATGAAATCGTTGACGAAAACGGAAAGAAAAAATTCGTTCGTAACACGGATATCCTTCCCGCTCGCATGATATTTATCATGAGTAGCACCAACGTGCGACTGTCTGATTTCACAATGAAGGAGATGGCCGGAGGCTGGGGCTCTTGGATTAACAACTGCCAATACGTTTCAATCGATGCAGTTAAGATGTACTGCAACCCTCAATATCCGAATGCGGATGGAATCCACATCAACTGCTCTAGCGATGTCACCATTAGCAACTGTATCATTCATTCAGGTGATGATAGTATTATCGTCAGAGCGAACACGAACACCCTCAAAGAGCCCCGAAATTGTGAACGGGTGATTGTGAAGGGCTGTATTCTAAGCTCAATTCACAATGCCATTCGCATTGCCTGGCGAAATGATGGCATGGTCCAGAATTGCACGTTCTCAGATTTGGTAATTACGGACTCGCGCCAGGGACTCACCATCGAATTACCCGACCACTCCAGCCCTACTGACTTTAGCCTAAACAAAACCCAAGTAAGGAATCTCAATTTCAACAACGTCGTCCTAGAC harbors:
- a CDS encoding LacI family DNA-binding transcriptional regulator, whose amino-acid sequence is MGTVRKYTQKDIAKEANVHPSTVSLAMSNSPSLAKATRERIQTIAKKMGYQPDPFLSQLATYKHHGHDGIFRGTIAFLINRNPAEKTPNLRPYKKYLTGATKKAETYGYQLKVFDLDREKVSGSRLRQIMLARGVKGILLCPQPRGIERIDDFDFDDFSCVSFGYSLRSPRFHVVNSHQFHAAMLCMKKLIEAGCQRIGFAVPPFHDSRVDHNYLAGYLTNLSQNPQLPILPPFTGDSFSQRSFTEWFNQNKPDGLLTVPYRIPEFLKSMQVDTKLNCKVAITTLNESTNDWPGIDEDGESIAASAVDLIVSMIRRGEMGIPSKPASILLEGTWVGNESFGSNMDTSSDPSCSSPSKEKPKRKRNQIRKTKAT
- a CDS encoding class I mannose-6-phosphate isomerase translates to MNICLPAFLEILPNRVRRNYCGGALLEQWTGEGSEGDSQRPEDWIASTVNAVNPGLPAVNNEGLTYVRLPNREIVRLSDLLATAPHHYLGAEHVNTYGLELGFLAKLLDSAMRLHVQAHPTSAFAQEKLNSRYGKFETYVVLAIRKGMNPYLRLGFQHAPSRDDWRRIIEEQDIPSMDACFDPIPLKVGEVWRVPGGLPHAIGEGALVLEVMEPSDWVVRCEFEREGIVVPPEGRFMRRELDFCLDVFDYTERTVEEIKQLCRLSPKLLLKTDALIVEQLIGPQHTDCFNVRRLIASKATLPAYERMALYLVSKGEGILEAGDGQLTLRPGSRFFLPVGGSPVRLQATSDCPIEFLVCLPT
- a CDS encoding glycoside hydrolase family 28 protein → MKDFRITDYGAIGDEKTVNTESIQATINACRDYGGGRVCIGDGIYVTGTIHLYSNIELHIEANGTLAASNDGADYPDFVSDELDEKFAPRATNRCLIFIGGAMNVSITGMGLIDCNGSAFCDEIVDENGKKKFVRNTDILPARMIFIMSSTNVRLSDFTMKEMAGGWGSWINNCQYVSIDAVKMYCNPQYPNADGIHINCSSDVTISNCIIHSGDDSIIVRANTNTLKEPRNCERVIVKGCILSSIHNAIRIAWRNDGMVQNCTFSDLVITDSRQGLTIELPDHSSPTDFSLNKTQVRNLNFNNVVLDRIAENPIQIIIHPENLVDYIKDIHFSNISASSQLFPIVIGREDAIIQDISFSHCKFTVIGSLEPPYPIFKHVKGLSLDNTVFDIIEQAVSTSSPLLPD